A stretch of Candidatus Bathyarchaeota archaeon DNA encodes these proteins:
- a CDS encoding YhfC family glutamic-type intramembrane protease yields MLATLGLVFVVSGLLGILIPVAVGFSMIRRFGTSWRSWVFGALMFLVSLISNPIHRYASQLILSSAFTPIIVSLMTLVPPLILGISEETARYAGFKLLVKDPSFGEGLTYGAGHGGIESLLLVGFNVLMIGVLLLTNPEALPPDQLLQILGIPIYQPLLWIYESIMKMIVHIGLSIVVLESIRRPDKRYLLAAIGIHTLLNFLSISSAGKGIIISEMTVTGFAIGLAYWTYNQFNFGSKKIGSQS; encoded by the coding sequence ATGTTGGCCACACTTGGATTAGTTTTCGTCGTCTCAGGTCTTCTTGGAATACTCATCCCTGTCGCGGTGGGATTCTCTATGATACGAAGATTCGGCACGAGTTGGAGGAGCTGGGTTTTCGGCGCGTTGATGTTCTTAGTAAGCCTGATCAGCAATCCCATCCATCGATATGCTTCCCAACTTATACTCTCCAGTGCGTTCACTCCCATAATAGTTAGCCTAATGACGCTTGTGCCCCCTCTCATCTTGGGGATATCCGAGGAGACGGCTAGATACGCTGGATTCAAGCTACTGGTTAAAGACCCCTCATTCGGAGAAGGGTTGACATATGGGGCTGGGCATGGGGGGATCGAGTCCTTGTTGCTGGTGGGATTTAACGTATTAATGATTGGGGTACTCCTATTGACTAACCCAGAAGCGCTGCCCCCAGACCAGCTTTTGCAGATTCTAGGTATACCTATCTATCAGCCCCTTCTCTGGATCTACGAGAGTATTATGAAAATGATCGTCCATATCGGCCTCTCAATTGTGGTGCTGGAGTCGATCAGGAGACCAGATAAACGCTATCTGTTAGCGGCTATCGGAATTCACACACTACTAAATTTCCTTTCAATCTCCTCGGCTGGAAAGGGAATAATCATCTCGGAGATGACGGTTACTGGTTTCGCCATCGGTTTGGCGTATTGGACGTACAACCAGTTCAATTTTGGCAGCAAAAAGATTGGAAGCCAAAGTTAA
- a CDS encoding molybdopterin-dependent oxidoreductase, translated as MEMYLPKEVLSFTYVEPIEHDLNPLESYPNRDWEGVYRDLYSYDSTFHYLCAPNDTHGCLLNAKMKNGVIKWIDPSFGYHKATDLYGNTATARWDPRICVSGVAYLRRFYAAERRVKGAFIRTGFKAWVDAGYPRDPDTGAMPIQYTVGRGKEDWLKVSWDEVFGIIARTMLNTVETYSGPDGAALLAKQGYDPAMIEAMKEAGTQTTKTRGGMPFLGVRRIISNYRFANGLALLDSYVRGVDPESALGGRGWDNYAWHTDLPSGHTMVMGNKTSDFDLYSVENAKVIVTWGKNMIVSKMVDSHWLTEARLHGAKVITIATEYQSTSNKADQVVILRPATDCALALGLAYVMIGEKIYDADYVKHSTDMPFLLRMDTLKLLRARDIIPDYTPAELTNYIKTLKPGEKPPSIARQGIQYVTEEIRNEWDDFVAWDLSTDSPQVVTRDDVGDHFSKLGINPALEGTYEITTVQGETVRVRPVFDVITEYLMDNCDVKTTSEITGVPEEGIVSLAHTMAENLGSVLSITGMGPNQYWNADLKDRAIFLVAALTGNEGHFGGGVGSYAGNYRLEMFAGVPQFAVEDPFNIELDPTKPAKLKKYLKYESAHYYGYGDRPLRVNGKLFTGITHMSTPTKTCWWANTNSILGNAKWSYDIIMNTLPKIEMIINQEFHWTMTCEYSDIVLGVDSWPERKIPDIYGSSTNPFFQAAPDTPLPRMFDTKDDMEMQIGVAKKLAEITEDDRFLDYWKFAIDGNSDVYIDRIINASNGLKGYKFEDILESCKDGTPFYHMSRTSPRVVGWEQVNESKPWYSMTGRLEFYREEDEFIDAGENMPVWRETVDATFYEPAVISAKPGHPAIKPMGPEDYGIDLNDLSAETRQVRNVVKPWSEIKLTVHPLREQEYSHIMYTPKYRHACHTAASTPDIEAVYFGPFGDFYRHDIRKPHVSEGYVDLHPLDAKELGIDDGDYIWIDADPTDRPFRGWQEKPKDFKVMRWMARARYYPNIIRKTARAWFHMYQATHGSVEGHENRPDKLAKNPRTGYQALYRYGGHQSTVRAWLKPTLMTDSLVRNEYFGQVIGKGFEVDVHTANGAPKESFVKFTRAEAGEPDGQLWQPAAAGYRPTYENAEMKKFLRGDYITEG; from the coding sequence ATGGAGATGTATCTCCCTAAAGAGGTCCTTTCGTTTACCTACGTTGAACCCATAGAGCACGATCTGAATCCACTTGAGTCTTATCCAAACAGGGACTGGGAGGGGGTCTACCGAGACCTTTACTCCTATGACTCCACATTCCACTATCTTTGTGCACCCAACGACACCCATGGATGCCTCCTAAACGCGAAAATGAAAAATGGTGTCATCAAGTGGATTGACCCTAGCTTTGGATACCACAAGGCCACCGACCTCTACGGCAATACCGCTACAGCAAGGTGGGATCCAAGAATATGTGTCAGCGGGGTCGCTTATCTTCGACGGTTCTACGCGGCAGAGAGACGGGTTAAAGGTGCTTTTATTCGCACTGGATTCAAGGCTTGGGTGGACGCGGGATACCCCAGAGACCCAGATACAGGGGCTATGCCGATCCAGTATACTGTGGGGCGAGGAAAAGAGGACTGGTTGAAAGTCTCGTGGGATGAGGTCTTTGGTATTATCGCTAGAACCATGCTAAACACTGTAGAGACGTATAGTGGCCCTGACGGTGCAGCTCTTCTCGCTAAGCAGGGATACGATCCTGCAATGATTGAGGCAATGAAAGAGGCCGGTACCCAGACTACCAAAACACGCGGGGGGATGCCATTTCTGGGAGTTAGGAGAATTATTTCAAACTATCGCTTCGCGAACGGACTCGCATTGCTTGATTCCTATGTTCGTGGTGTAGACCCCGAGTCTGCTTTGGGAGGTAGAGGCTGGGATAATTATGCTTGGCATACAGACCTGCCCTCGGGCCACACCATGGTCATGGGAAATAAAACCTCAGACTTTGATCTGTACTCGGTGGAGAACGCTAAAGTCATAGTGACTTGGGGTAAAAACATGATAGTTAGTAAGATGGTGGACTCTCATTGGCTCACTGAGGCACGCCTCCATGGAGCTAAGGTGATAACCATCGCGACAGAGTACCAGTCAACTAGCAACAAGGCGGACCAGGTTGTCATTCTTCGACCCGCGACGGATTGCGCTCTTGCTCTAGGCCTAGCATATGTGATGATCGGAGAAAAGATCTACGATGCCGATTACGTAAAGCACTCAACAGACATGCCATTCCTGCTCCGGATGGACACCCTAAAATTACTGAGGGCTCGAGATATTATTCCAGATTATACCCCAGCAGAGCTTACCAACTACATCAAGACGTTGAAACCTGGGGAAAAGCCACCCTCAATCGCCCGCCAGGGAATACAATACGTAACTGAGGAGATTAGAAACGAATGGGATGACTTCGTCGCTTGGGATCTATCTACTGATTCGCCTCAGGTTGTAACGAGGGATGATGTAGGCGACCACTTCTCTAAACTTGGGATCAACCCAGCCTTGGAGGGCACATATGAGATTACTACCGTTCAGGGTGAAACGGTGAGAGTTAGACCCGTCTTTGACGTCATAACGGAGTATCTTATGGATAACTGCGATGTCAAGACAACGTCAGAGATCACCGGGGTTCCGGAAGAAGGGATTGTAAGCCTTGCCCATACCATGGCGGAAAACCTTGGTTCAGTGCTCTCCATTACGGGGATGGGTCCGAACCAATATTGGAACGCAGACCTCAAGGATCGGGCGATCTTTTTGGTTGCAGCTTTAACGGGAAACGAAGGACACTTCGGTGGCGGAGTGGGTAGCTATGCCGGGAATTATCGCCTAGAGATGTTCGCCGGGGTTCCCCAGTTCGCAGTCGAGGATCCTTTCAACATAGAGCTCGACCCAACGAAGCCAGCTAAATTGAAAAAATATCTAAAATATGAATCGGCTCACTATTATGGTTACGGAGACAGGCCCCTAAGGGTTAACGGCAAATTATTCACGGGCATCACACATATGTCGACTCCTACCAAGACATGTTGGTGGGCTAACACGAATTCCATCTTGGGGAATGCCAAGTGGTCCTATGATATTATCATGAATACCCTGCCCAAAATTGAGATGATAATTAACCAAGAGTTTCATTGGACGATGACCTGCGAGTATTCAGACATCGTTTTGGGCGTTGATTCGTGGCCGGAGCGTAAGATCCCTGATATTTACGGCTCAAGCACCAACCCCTTTTTCCAGGCGGCTCCAGATACCCCACTCCCCCGCATGTTTGATACAAAGGACGACATGGAGATGCAGATAGGAGTCGCTAAAAAATTAGCGGAGATAACTGAAGATGATCGCTTTTTGGACTATTGGAAATTTGCCATCGATGGAAATTCAGATGTTTATATCGATAGAATCATTAACGCCAGCAATGGCCTGAAGGGATACAAATTTGAGGACATCCTAGAAAGCTGCAAAGATGGCACCCCCTTCTATCACATGTCTCGGACAAGCCCACGGGTCGTGGGCTGGGAGCAGGTCAATGAGAGCAAGCCTTGGTATAGTATGACTGGCAGACTTGAGTTCTACAGGGAAGAAGACGAGTTCATCGATGCAGGGGAGAATATGCCGGTCTGGCGCGAGACCGTTGATGCAACCTTCTATGAACCAGCGGTAATATCAGCAAAACCGGGACATCCGGCGATAAAACCGATGGGTCCCGAGGATTACGGGATAGATCTCAATGACTTGTCCGCAGAGACACGCCAAGTACGCAATGTTGTCAAGCCTTGGAGCGAAATAAAACTCACAGTGCATCCCCTTCGGGAACAGGAGTATAGCCACATAATGTATACACCGAAATACCGACATGCATGTCACACCGCAGCGTCGACTCCAGATATAGAGGCTGTGTATTTCGGTCCATTTGGGGACTTTTACAGGCACGATATCCGCAAGCCCCATGTATCTGAGGGGTATGTAGATCTCCATCCCCTGGATGCCAAGGAGCTCGGAATTGATGATGGAGACTATATCTGGATCGATGCCGATCCTACTGACCGTCCCTTTAGGGGTTGGCAGGAAAAGCCAAAGGACTTTAAAGTAATGCGGTGGATGGCCCGTGCACGATATTATCCAAATATAATCAGGAAGACTGCTCGAGCTTGGTTCCACATGTACCAGGCCACCCATGGATCCGTTGAAGGGCATGAGAATAGACCAGATAAGCTAGCTAAGAATCCTAGAACAGGCTATCAGGCTTTATACCGATATGGTGGTCATCAATCCACTGTAAGGGCTTGGTTAAAGCCAACACTTATGACAGACAGCCTAGTGAGGAACGAATACTTCGGGCAGGTCATCGGTAAGGGTTTTGAGGTAGACGTACACACCGCAAATGGCGCCCCAAAGGAGTCTTTTGTGAAATTTACGAGAGCTGAGGCCGGTGAGCCCGATGGCCAACTATGGCAACCGGCAGCAGCAGGGTATAGGCCGACTTACGAAAACGCTGAGATGAAAAAGTTTCTGAGAGGAGACTACATTACGGAGGGGTGA
- a CDS encoding Gfo/Idh/MocA family oxidoreductase, whose protein sequence is MKIAQVGLGSFGRKWMNVILRDGEWEYSAIATRNDKAREVAGDCCGLPESARFSNFEEMLEHSKDTDAVLITTPYFMHTEQVLMSLSHMRHVLVEKPLCASLEEAQSIRDAVRDSRMTLMVAENYRFSPGSILMRDLISTGKIGEPEAIFIQYFVRHRFSESDWRNQYQYPLLVENATHHFDMLRYITATEPVTVIGSAFGSRLTDHWEYPTVSAQYEMTGGLNAHFAGSWAYDGFRTPWEGIWRVHGTKGSILWDGDITISKGNTKQTIPVETFPPSHSLKKVLDEFMGALLEKRRPAIDIEDNIQTLRMVFCAIESMENMTRVTIA, encoded by the coding sequence TTGAAGATCGCGCAAGTGGGTTTGGGCTCCTTCGGGAGGAAGTGGATGAATGTCATCCTCAGAGATGGAGAATGGGAATACTCGGCCATCGCGACTAGAAACGACAAAGCCCGTGAGGTAGCAGGGGATTGTTGCGGCCTCCCTGAGAGCGCTAGATTCTCTAACTTCGAGGAGATGCTAGAACACTCAAAAGATACAGACGCCGTTCTGATCACGACGCCCTACTTTATGCACACCGAACAGGTCTTGATGTCGTTGAGCCATATGAGGCACGTTCTTGTGGAAAAGCCTCTCTGCGCTTCCCTGGAAGAAGCTCAGAGCATTAGAGATGCAGTAAGGGACAGCAGGATGACCCTCATGGTTGCCGAGAACTACCGTTTTAGTCCAGGATCCATTTTGATGAGGGACCTGATCTCCACGGGTAAGATTGGAGAACCCGAGGCGATATTCATCCAGTACTTTGTAAGACACAGGTTCTCGGAATCCGACTGGAGGAACCAATACCAATACCCCCTACTTGTTGAGAATGCCACCCATCACTTTGACATGCTGAGATATATCACTGCGACGGAGCCCGTCACCGTCATAGGTTCGGCGTTCGGATCAAGGTTGACCGATCACTGGGAGTATCCGACTGTAAGTGCCCAGTACGAGATGACTGGCGGCCTCAACGCCCATTTTGCAGGAAGCTGGGCCTATGATGGCTTCAGGACGCCGTGGGAAGGGATCTGGCGGGTTCACGGCACCAAGGGCTCGATCCTCTGGGATGGAGATATCACGATATCAAAGGGAAACACTAAGCAAACGATACCGGTGGAGACCTTTCCCCCCAGCCATTCACTGAAAAAAGTATTGGATGAGTTCATGGGTGCCTTGCTGGAAAAGAGGAGACCGGCTATAGATATAGAGGATAACATCCAGACTCTTCGGATGGTCTTCTGCGCTATCGAATCTATGGAAAACATGACCCGCGTAACCATCGCGTAA
- a CDS encoding 30S ribosomal protein S4: protein MGDPKKKHKLYTTPKRPWDFANLEAELKLVGAYGLRNKRELWRHKTELSTLRRRAREIVSMGITEREQLETDLLGRLHRRGLIQEKGNLDDILSLNVQDLMERRLQTVVFRKGIAKSLFQSRQLISHGHISIAGRKMKAPSYMVTRTDEGSLDYAESSPFIIKTHPLRQDLIIKEDVEAAPVE from the coding sequence ATGGGTGATCCTAAGAAAAAGCATAAGTTGTATACGACACCAAAACGCCCTTGGGATTTCGCGAATCTAGAGGCGGAGCTCAAACTGGTAGGTGCGTACGGTCTCAGGAACAAGAGGGAGCTTTGGCGTCATAAGACAGAGTTGAGCACTTTGAGACGAAGGGCTAGGGAGATCGTCTCAATGGGGATCACTGAGAGGGAGCAGTTAGAAACCGATCTTCTCGGTCGGCTCCACAGGCGGGGACTCATTCAGGAGAAAGGTAACCTTGACGATATCCTAAGTCTGAACGTACAGGATCTTATGGAACGGAGGCTCCAGACAGTCGTGTTCAGGAAGGGGATAGCAAAGTCCCTTTTTCAGTCGAGGCAGCTGATCTCACACGGGCACATCAGCATAGCGGGACGCAAGATGAAGGCTCCTAGTTATATGGTAACACGGACCGATGAAGGGAGCCTAGACTACGCGGAGTCTAGCCCTTTCATCATTAAGACACATCCGCTGAGGCAAGATCTAATCATAAAAGAGGATGTGGAGGCAGCCCCTGTTGAGTGA
- a CDS encoding 30S ribosomal protein S13 yields MSKEFNYIVRLHGSNLDGTKLLPYAMTDLKGIGIRVARTMIKKLALDPSERLGNLSKGDVGRLENIIDNPSSHGIPLWMLNRRKDPQTGLDRHLLASDLTLAQRQDIDVMRETRSWKGERHARGLKVRGQRTKTTARKGRSVGVSRARIQQKS; encoded by the coding sequence GTGTCCAAAGAATTTAACTATATCGTACGGCTGCATGGTTCCAATCTAGACGGAACTAAGCTTCTACCCTATGCCATGACTGATCTTAAGGGCATAGGTATTCGTGTGGCTAGGACTATGATCAAAAAACTGGCCCTCGACCCATCCGAGAGGCTGGGAAACCTGTCGAAGGGTGACGTGGGAAGGCTCGAAAACATCATCGACAATCCGTCTTCCCATGGGATACCCCTTTGGATGCTTAACAGGCGGAAGGACCCCCAGACTGGCCTTGACCGTCACCTGCTTGCCTCCGATCTCACCCTTGCTCAGAGGCAGGATATCGACGTCATGAGGGAAACCCGGAGTTGGAAGGGGGAGCGACACGCCCGGGGTCTAAAGGTAAGGGGGCAGCGAACCAAGACGACGGCTCGTAAAGGCCGGAGCGTCGGCGTCAGCAGAGCAAGAATTCAACAGAAAAGCTGA
- a CDS encoding PKD domain-containing protein, which translates to MSALMAMNGYALVAPGSGLTSVNVGDSLPITDPDSLQWKKTTALEIPLSGQNDVAPIRLKLFTPSLRVKSLNNGSWISFLIEWSDPSINDRTIKTEEFRDSVAIQFTDSDQPFICMGTRDQMVHILHWKADWQADIEEGFQDLEAAFPNFWNDVYPFAIGDPPYRVPENFKGLAKVYLPGWYVGNPFSEPLKVTPVEDAEATGFGSITTQENQDALGRGVWSDSTWKVVITRRMETGDPNDATIRAGAETPIAFAVWDGTSGDRGGRKSVSSWVTLNVDISVLNTPPVASFDFFPSSPKSNEEITFSDRSVDTESEIASWSWNFGDGAKSDERNPVHEYSGEGYFSVTLVVTDSEGGQNTVSRLVKIEKSPPTADFSYSRMSPTVDTDIQFTDKSSDSDGTIVSWDWDFGDDYHSNIQSPTHEYVDPGRYTVTLKVLDDDGQEDTHNIRINVQQIPSLIRTSISLVLFTVIGVILLYLGLSLSEKK; encoded by the coding sequence GTGTCAGCTCTCATGGCCATGAACGGGTACGCATTGGTTGCGCCCGGTTCTGGCTTAACATCGGTAAACGTGGGAGACTCCCTGCCGATCACTGACCCCGATTCCCTCCAATGGAAAAAGACGACTGCTCTGGAGATACCCCTTTCAGGTCAAAACGATGTGGCGCCTATTCGCCTCAAACTCTTCACACCGTCGTTAAGGGTCAAATCGTTGAATAACGGTAGTTGGATCTCGTTTCTTATCGAGTGGTCTGACCCATCGATAAATGATAGAACGATAAAGACCGAGGAGTTCCGTGACTCAGTTGCAATACAGTTCACTGACTCTGATCAGCCTTTCATTTGTATGGGAACCAGAGATCAAATGGTCCACATCCTTCACTGGAAAGCGGATTGGCAGGCAGACATCGAGGAAGGGTTCCAGGACCTCGAGGCGGCTTTCCCTAATTTCTGGAACGACGTTTATCCCTTTGCCATTGGTGATCCACCATATAGGGTTCCAGAAAATTTCAAAGGTCTCGCCAAGGTATACCTTCCTGGGTGGTATGTGGGGAACCCGTTCTCAGAACCCTTGAAGGTGACCCCCGTTGAAGACGCGGAAGCTACCGGTTTCGGCTCAATTACCACACAGGAGAATCAGGATGCCTTAGGCAGGGGAGTATGGAGCGACTCAACATGGAAGGTCGTTATCACACGCAGAATGGAGACCGGAGACCCCAACGACGCTACGATAAGGGCCGGCGCTGAAACTCCTATAGCCTTCGCAGTGTGGGATGGGACGAGCGGCGATAGAGGGGGTCGTAAATCCGTTAGCTCATGGGTCACATTGAACGTGGACATCTCCGTTCTTAACACACCCCCGGTTGCATCCTTTGACTTTTTCCCCTCCTCTCCTAAAAGTAATGAAGAGATAACCTTTTCCGACAGGTCAGTTGATACTGAGAGTGAAATCGCGTCATGGAGTTGGAATTTCGGGGACGGAGCTAAGTCAGATGAAAGAAACCCCGTCCATGAATATTCTGGTGAGGGGTATTTCTCTGTAACTTTGGTAGTGACCGATTCTGAAGGAGGCCAAAATACGGTATCTAGACTTGTGAAGATTGAGAAATCGCCTCCAACAGCAGATTTCTCATATTCACGAATGAGTCCGACGGTGGATACTGATATCCAGTTCACCGATAAATCCTCAGACTCTGACGGAACAATTGTATCATGGGACTGGGATTTCGGGGACGACTATCACTCCAACATACAGAGCCCGACTCACGAATACGTTGATCCCGGTCGCTACACCGTCACTTTGAAGGTTCTCGATGATGATGGGCAGGAGGACACACATAACATAAGAATAAATGTTCAGCAGATTCCATCTCTGATCCGAACGTCCATATCTCTAGTATTGTTCACCGTGATCGGAGTCATTTTACTATACCTAGGCCTCAGTTTAAGCGAAAAAAAGTAA
- a CDS encoding dehydrogenase, translating to MVKVNNWQLGRDMDYIYEESRPQRQMAAVFDINKCIACQTCTMGCKTTWTVGKGQEYMWWNNVETKPWGNYPMAWDIKTLELLGTQGWQKEGDKNVYAGKTIFEAAPPGERAVGYLPKDIEWAYPNRGEDETNEPLQENMHWMDAVHAIWNYYLPRLCNHCSFPACVAACPRKAIYKRSEDGIVLVDQQRCRGYRECVKACPYKKTMYNHVTRISEKCIFCYPAVEQGIAPRCMRNCIGKIRTVGTVNTPDKIDPENPIDFLIHVKKIALPLYPQYGLEPNIYYIPPIHVPTKFTRQMFGPGVDEAIETYRRVRAGDEPEIKGILMLNVSTDRLISKFKVTSKDAIGYNADGTEIVRVALKEPTIIREYYDASRDVFRHNIN from the coding sequence ATGGTTAAAGTGAATAATTGGCAACTCGGCCGAGACATGGACTATATTTATGAAGAGAGTAGGCCCCAGCGGCAAATGGCTGCCGTGTTTGATATTAACAAGTGTATAGCCTGCCAAACGTGCACCATGGGGTGCAAAACTACTTGGACCGTTGGGAAGGGTCAGGAGTACATGTGGTGGAATAATGTTGAGACAAAACCTTGGGGGAACTATCCTATGGCTTGGGACATAAAGACTCTGGAGTTGTTAGGCACTCAAGGTTGGCAGAAAGAGGGAGATAAAAACGTCTATGCTGGCAAGACTATCTTCGAAGCAGCTCCTCCAGGGGAGCGAGCCGTCGGCTATCTTCCTAAGGACATCGAATGGGCCTATCCTAACAGGGGAGAGGACGAAACAAACGAGCCTTTACAAGAGAACATGCACTGGATGGATGCTGTTCACGCGATCTGGAACTACTATCTCCCACGTCTTTGCAATCACTGTTCATTCCCAGCTTGCGTCGCAGCCTGTCCAAGGAAGGCTATATACAAGAGATCCGAAGATGGCATCGTACTAGTAGATCAGCAGAGATGTAGGGGTTATCGGGAATGCGTTAAAGCATGCCCCTATAAGAAGACGATGTACAACCACGTGACCAGGATCTCTGAAAAGTGCATTTTTTGCTACCCCGCAGTGGAACAGGGTATAGCACCTAGATGCATGCGCAATTGTATAGGGAAGATCAGGACAGTGGGAACAGTGAACACGCCCGATAAAATTGATCCCGAGAACCCAATCGATTTCTTGATTCACGTAAAGAAAATCGCGCTCCCTCTCTATCCCCAATATGGCCTTGAGCCTAACATATACTATATTCCTCCAATACACGTACCAACAAAGTTTACAAGGCAGATGTTCGGACCTGGAGTTGACGAGGCTATTGAGACATACCGTAGAGTCCGTGCTGGCGATGAGCCAGAGATCAAGGGCATTCTCATGCTGAACGTCAGTACGGATCGCCTGATTTCAAAGTTTAAGGTAACCAGCAAAGATGCCATCGGATATAACGCCGATGGAACAGAGATAGTCCGCGTGGCTCTGAAGGAGCCCACAATCATTAGAGAATACTACGATGCGAGTAGAGATGTTTTTCGACACAATATTAACTAA
- a CDS encoding molecular chaperone TorD family protein — translation MTSQSSLVSSLTYRATLYSLLAKSLGPPQQSLSDLGFLQDLFKTFETTDILALEKEMETVKFELGQESITADMLNGEYTHLFHRGACPPYETSYNPERSFSKTNDLADIAGFYMAFGIKQKNETPDHIISELEFMGLLCLKEALAVANSLQDEAKICFEARKIFLSEHLGNWISKYNIRMRKEARLGIYPSIADLVYALVTLDAASK, via the coding sequence TTGACATCACAAAGTAGCCTCGTTTCATCATTGACCTACCGAGCCACCCTCTACAGCCTCCTAGCCAAATCCTTAGGCCCTCCACAGCAATCTCTATCCGATTTAGGGTTTCTCCAGGATCTATTCAAAACCTTTGAGACAACGGATATTCTTGCACTTGAGAAAGAGATGGAGACCGTAAAGTTTGAACTCGGTCAGGAAAGCATCACGGCTGATATGTTGAACGGTGAATATACTCACTTATTTCACAGAGGTGCATGCCCTCCATACGAAACATCCTATAACCCTGAGAGAAGCTTCTCCAAGACCAACGATCTGGCAGACATAGCCGGATTCTATATGGCCTTCGGGATTAAACAAAAAAATGAGACTCCAGACCATATTATCTCCGAACTGGAGTTTATGGGGCTGCTTTGCCTCAAGGAGGCCCTCGCCGTGGCCAACTCGTTGCAGGATGAAGCAAAGATATGTTTTGAGGCTAGAAAAATTTTTTTATCTGAACATCTAGGAAATTGGATATCTAAATATAACATACGGATGAGAAAAGAGGCTCGTCTCGGAATTTATCCCTCCATCGCAGATCTGGTTTATGCCCTCGTCACCCTTGATGCTGCTAGCAAGTAA